The proteins below are encoded in one region of Sideroxydans lithotrophicus ES-1:
- the thrC gene encoding threonine synthase gives MKYISTRGNAPAKTFTDILLGGLAPDGGLYLPEQYPQVTRAELDAWRKLSYADLAFAVLSKFATDIPAADLKAIVSKTYTAQVYSNGRSDSNAADITPLRKLADNVYILELSNGPTLAFKDMAMQLLGNLFEYALAKQHEELNILGATSGDTGSAAEYAMRGKRGIRVFMLSPNGKMSAFQRAQMYSLQDPNIHNIAINGMFDDAQDMVKAVSNDHAFKAKYKIGTVNSINWARVSAQIVYYFKGYFAATKSNDEQVAFSVPSGNFGNICAGHIARMMGLPIGQLILATNENDVLDEFFRTGVYRPRGTDHTYETSSPSMDISKASNFERFVFDLVGRDGAKVREFWSKVDKGGSFDIKGTSYWNDLPKFDFASGKSTHQDRLKTIREVWQEYGVMVDTHTADGLKVGLEQRRPSLPLICLETALPAKFAETIREALGCEPERPAGLEGIEDLPQRCEVMDADVAKLKSFIATSVPL, from the coding sequence ATGAAATACATCTCCACCCGCGGCAACGCGCCCGCCAAGACCTTCACCGATATCCTGCTGGGCGGCCTGGCACCGGACGGTGGCCTGTACCTGCCCGAGCAGTACCCGCAGGTGACGCGCGCCGAGCTGGATGCCTGGCGCAAGCTGTCGTATGCCGATCTGGCCTTTGCCGTCTTGTCCAAGTTCGCCACCGACATCCCGGCGGCCGACCTCAAGGCCATCGTCAGCAAAACCTATACCGCGCAGGTCTACAGCAACGGCCGCAGCGACAGCAACGCTGCCGACATTACCCCGCTGCGCAAACTCGCCGATAACGTTTACATCCTCGAACTCTCCAACGGCCCGACGCTGGCGTTCAAGGACATGGCGATGCAGCTGCTCGGCAACCTGTTCGAATATGCGTTGGCGAAGCAGCATGAAGAGCTGAACATCTTGGGTGCGACTTCCGGTGACACCGGTTCCGCTGCCGAATACGCCATGCGCGGCAAGCGCGGCATCCGTGTGTTCATGCTGTCGCCGAATGGCAAGATGTCCGCGTTTCAGCGCGCGCAGATGTACTCGCTGCAGGACCCGAACATCCACAACATCGCCATCAACGGCATGTTCGACGACGCGCAGGACATGGTGAAGGCGGTGTCCAACGATCACGCGTTCAAGGCCAAATACAAGATCGGCACCGTCAACTCGATCAACTGGGCGCGCGTGTCGGCGCAAATCGTGTATTACTTCAAGGGCTATTTCGCCGCGACGAAATCCAACGACGAGCAGGTCGCGTTCTCGGTGCCGTCCGGCAACTTCGGCAACATCTGCGCCGGCCACATCGCGCGCATGATGGGCCTGCCCATCGGCCAACTCATCCTGGCGACCAACGAAAACGACGTGCTGGATGAGTTTTTCCGCACCGGCGTGTACCGTCCGCGCGGTACCGACCACACCTACGAGACCAGCAGCCCGTCGATGGATATCAGCAAGGCCAGCAACTTCGAGCGCTTCGTGTTCGACCTGGTCGGTCGCGACGGTGCCAAGGTGCGCGAATTCTGGAGCAAGGTGGACAAGGGCGGCTCGTTCGACATCAAGGGCACTTCATACTGGAACGATCTGCCGAAGTTCGACTTCGCTTCCGGCAAGAGCACGCACCAGGATCGCCTCAAGACGATCCGCGAAGTGTGGCAGGAATACGGCGTGATGGTGGATACGCATACCGCCGATGGCCTGAAAGTCGGTCTGGAACAGCGTCGCCCCAGCCTGCCGCTGATCTGCCTGGAGACTGCGCTACCGGCCAAGTTCGCCGAAACGATCCGGGAAGCGCTCGGGTGCGAGCCGGAACGTCCTGCCGGTCTGGAAGGTATCGAGGATCTGCCTCAGCGCTGCGAAGTGATGGATGCGGATGTGGCGAAACTCAAGTCGTTCATCGCTACAAGCGTACCGCTGTAA
- a CDS encoding pyridoxal phosphate-dependent aminotransferase, with the protein MKSEKDTPKPVLKSAKLANVCYDIRGPVMARSKQMEEEGQRIIKLNIGNLAPFGFDAPEEVQQDVILNLPNSSGYSDSKGLFAARKAIMHYTQLKKIAGVTIDDIYIGNGASELIVMCMQGLLNPGDEVLVPAPDYPLWTAAVTLAGGTPRHYICDEANEWNPDLADMRSKITKNTRAIVVINPNNPTGAVYSDEILKEIIQLAREHNLIIFADEIYDKVLYDGVTHTSIASLADDVLFVTLNGLSKNYRACGYRSGWMVVSGAKKSAQDYLDGLNILASMRLCSNVPGQYAIQTALGGYQSINDLVAPGGRLYKQRELAWKLLTAIPGVTCVKPKAALYLFPKLDPRMYPIEDDQKFILELLEQEKVLIVQGSGFNWPHTDHFRVVFLPNSDDLTEAIARIARFLENYRKQHGTN; encoded by the coding sequence GTGAAATCCGAAAAAGACACGCCCAAACCCGTATTGAAATCCGCCAAGCTGGCCAATGTCTGCTATGACATCCGCGGCCCGGTGATGGCGCGTTCCAAGCAGATGGAAGAAGAGGGGCAGCGCATCATCAAGCTGAACATCGGCAACCTGGCACCGTTCGGCTTTGACGCGCCGGAAGAGGTGCAGCAGGACGTGATCCTCAACCTGCCGAACTCGTCCGGCTATTCGGATTCCAAGGGCCTGTTCGCCGCGCGCAAGGCGATCATGCATTACACCCAGCTGAAGAAGATCGCGGGCGTCACCATCGACGACATCTACATCGGCAACGGCGCTTCCGAACTCATCGTCATGTGCATGCAGGGCCTGCTCAACCCGGGCGACGAGGTGCTGGTGCCGGCGCCCGACTATCCGTTGTGGACGGCGGCGGTCACGCTGGCGGGCGGCACGCCGCGCCATTACATCTGCGACGAGGCCAATGAATGGAATCCGGATCTGGCCGACATGCGCAGCAAGATCACGAAAAACACGCGCGCCATCGTCGTCATCAACCCGAACAATCCGACCGGTGCGGTGTACTCGGACGAAATACTGAAAGAGATCATCCAACTGGCGCGCGAGCACAACCTCATCATCTTCGCCGACGAGATCTACGACAAGGTGCTGTATGACGGGGTGACGCATACTTCCATCGCTTCACTGGCCGACGACGTGTTGTTCGTCACACTCAACGGCTTGTCCAAGAACTACCGCGCCTGCGGTTACCGCTCCGGCTGGATGGTGGTCTCCGGTGCGAAGAAATCGGCGCAGGACTATCTGGATGGGTTGAACATCCTCGCCTCGATGCGCCTGTGTTCCAACGTGCCGGGCCAATACGCGATCCAGACCGCGCTCGGCGGCTACCAGAGCATCAATGACCTGGTCGCACCCGGAGGCAGGTTGTACAAGCAACGCGAACTCGCCTGGAAGCTGCTCACTGCCATTCCCGGGGTGACCTGCGTCAAGCCCAAGGCTGCGCTGTACCTGTTTCCGAAGCTTGATCCCAGGATGTACCCGATCGAGGACGACCAGAAATTCATCCTCGAACTGCTGGAACAGGAGAAGGTGTTGATCGTGCAGGGCAGCGGTTTCAACTGGCCGCATACCGACCACTTCCGTGTGGTGTTCCTGCCCAATTCCGACGACCTGACGGAAGCCATCGCACGCATCGCACGTTTCCTCGAGAACTATCGCAAGCAGCACGGCACCAATTAA
- a CDS encoding AAA family ATPase, protein MTHPLHNVIAQTEQVILGKPRQIRLALTCLLARGHLLIEDLPGVGKTMLAHALAKTLGLQFQRIQFTSDMLPADILGVSIYQRDSGEFKFHAGPIFAQMILADEVNRATPKTQSALLEAMEEHQVTSEGETRPLPVPFFVIATQNPTNQIGTFPLPESQLDRFLMRIQLGYPDKQAERGLLAGVERRDLIAKLTPQMEIAELMDLQQQVKQVFTSPALLDYVQAILRHSRESARYVHGLSPRAGLSLLAAARAWALLDGRNAVIPEDIQAVLPGVASHRLQSVQDIQASDGDKLARDLVEAVAIP, encoded by the coding sequence ATGACCCACCCACTGCACAATGTCATCGCCCAGACCGAGCAGGTCATCCTCGGCAAGCCCCGCCAGATCAGGTTGGCGCTCACTTGCCTGCTGGCACGCGGGCATCTGTTGATCGAAGACCTGCCCGGCGTCGGCAAGACCATGCTGGCGCATGCACTGGCCAAGACGCTCGGCCTGCAGTTCCAGCGCATCCAGTTCACCAGCGACATGCTGCCCGCCGACATCCTCGGCGTCTCGATCTACCAGCGCGACAGCGGCGAATTCAAGTTCCACGCCGGCCCGATCTTCGCACAGATGATCCTCGCCGACGAAGTGAACCGCGCCACGCCCAAGACGCAAAGCGCACTGCTGGAAGCGATGGAAGAACACCAGGTCACCAGCGAGGGCGAGACGCGCCCGCTGCCGGTGCCGTTCTTCGTCATCGCCACACAGAACCCGACCAACCAGATCGGCACCTTCCCGCTGCCGGAATCCCAGCTCGACCGCTTCCTGATGCGCATCCAGCTAGGCTACCCGGACAAACAGGCAGAACGCGGACTGCTGGCCGGCGTCGAGCGCCGCGACCTCATTGCCAAGCTCACACCGCAAATGGAGATCGCCGAACTGATGGATCTGCAACAGCAGGTCAAACAGGTGTTCACCTCTCCGGCGCTGCTCGATTACGTGCAGGCCATCCTGCGTCACAGCCGCGAATCGGCCCGTTATGTGCACGGTCTGTCGCCGCGTGCCGGGCTTTCGCTGCTCGCCGCCGCCCGCGCCTGGGCGCTTCTTGATGGGCGTAATGCCGTCATTCCAGAGGACATCCAGGCGGTACTGCCGGGTGTGGCCAGCCATCGACTGCAGAGCGTACAGGACATCCAGGCCTCCGACGGCGACAAACTGGCGCGCGACCTGGTCGAGGCGGTCGCCATTCCCTGA
- a CDS encoding DUF58 domain-containing protein — MFTTLKQGFRNWAFRRAVESGTLVLNQRRIYIIPSRQGFGFAFVLALMLLGDINYNLSLGYVLTFLLATTAGMTMLHAFRNMAQLEIRAGHVDPVFAGEQARFVFHFNNPGTLPRYQLHLHDDDGRHTVFDLDAQRSTPIELAIPSTQRGWLDSGRLTLYTHYPLGLFHAWTYIHFDVRCLVYPRPAAPQPLPAASVRDGTGKYLAAGDEDFSGLRNYVAGDAMPRIAWKALAREQGLQVKQFSAQQGQELWLDWSLLPNIAQEMKLQLLTRWVLDADAQGLLYGLRLPDSEIAPQHNAGHRAECLRRLALYGLVET, encoded by the coding sequence GTGTTCACCACACTCAAACAAGGCTTCCGCAACTGGGCATTCCGCCGCGCTGTCGAAAGCGGCACGCTGGTGCTCAACCAGCGCCGCATCTACATCATCCCTTCCCGCCAGGGATTCGGCTTTGCCTTTGTGCTGGCGCTGATGCTGCTGGGCGACATCAACTACAACCTGAGCCTAGGTTATGTGCTCACCTTCCTGCTCGCCACGACGGCCGGCATGACCATGCTGCATGCATTCCGCAACATGGCGCAGCTGGAGATACGCGCCGGCCATGTCGACCCGGTGTTTGCCGGGGAGCAGGCCCGCTTCGTATTCCATTTCAACAATCCCGGCACACTGCCCCGTTACCAACTCCATCTGCATGACGACGATGGGCGCCACACAGTGTTCGACCTGGATGCGCAGCGCTCCACCCCTATCGAACTCGCCATCCCGTCGACGCAGCGCGGCTGGCTGGACAGCGGACGGCTGACGCTGTACACCCATTACCCGCTGGGGCTGTTCCATGCGTGGACGTATATCCATTTCGACGTGCGCTGCCTGGTCTACCCCAGACCTGCGGCGCCGCAGCCCCTGCCCGCCGCCTCCGTGCGGGATGGCACCGGCAAATACCTTGCCGCAGGCGACGAAGACTTCTCCGGCCTGCGCAACTATGTCGCGGGCGATGCGATGCCGCGCATCGCCTGGAAGGCACTGGCGCGCGAGCAAGGATTGCAGGTCAAGCAATTCTCCGCGCAACAAGGTCAGGAGCTGTGGCTGGACTGGTCGCTGCTGCCGAACATCGCGCAAGAGATGAAGCTGCAACTGCTTACGCGCTGGGTGCTGGATGCCGACGCGCAAGGACTGCTATACGGGCTGCGCCTGCCGGATAGCGAAATCGCTCCGCAACACAATGCCGGGCATCGAGCGGAATGTCTGCGCAGGCTGGCTTTGTATGGGCTGGTTGAAACATGA
- a CDS encoding homoserine dehydrogenase, with the protein MKPINVGLLGIGTVGGGTFTVLQRNAEEITRRAGRPIRITVVADKNLALARNVTGGKCRVTDDAFSVVADPEVDIVVELIGGYGVAKELVLKAIANGKHVVTANKALLATHGNEIFKAAQDKGVMVAFEAAVAGGIPIIKALREGLSANRIEWIAGIINGTTNFILSEMRDKGLSFDTVLKEAQRLGYAEADPTFDIEGVDAAHKITILASLAFGIPMQFEKAYIEGISKLDATDIKYAEQLGYRIKLLGITKRTAEGVELRVHPTLIPTKRLIANVEGAMNAVVVQGDAVGATLYYGKGAGAEPTASAVIADLVDVTRMATSDPQNRVPHLAFQPNAMADLKVLPMDDVITSYYLRLRVQDKPGVLADITRILADEQISIDAVIQKEPGEGEDQTDLIMLTHQTREKRINAAITKIEALGVVAGKVTKLRLEELGK; encoded by the coding sequence ATCAAACCAATCAATGTAGGTCTGTTGGGCATCGGTACAGTCGGCGGCGGTACCTTCACCGTGCTGCAGCGCAACGCAGAAGAGATCACGCGCCGAGCCGGTCGCCCCATCCGTATCACGGTGGTGGCAGACAAGAATCTGGCCCTGGCCAGAAATGTCACCGGCGGCAAATGCCGGGTCACTGACGATGCATTCTCCGTGGTGGCCGATCCGGAAGTCGATATCGTCGTCGAACTCATCGGCGGTTACGGCGTGGCGAAGGAACTCGTGCTGAAAGCGATCGCGAATGGCAAGCATGTGGTCACCGCCAACAAGGCATTGCTGGCTACGCACGGCAACGAGATCTTCAAGGCCGCGCAGGACAAGGGCGTGATGGTCGCGTTCGAGGCGGCAGTGGCCGGCGGCATCCCCATCATCAAGGCGCTGCGCGAAGGACTTTCCGCCAACCGCATCGAATGGATCGCCGGGATCATCAACGGCACCACCAACTTCATCCTGTCCGAGATGCGCGACAAGGGCCTTTCCTTCGACACGGTGCTGAAGGAAGCACAGCGTCTGGGTTATGCCGAAGCCGACCCGACCTTCGACATCGAAGGCGTGGATGCGGCGCACAAGATCACTATCCTGGCTTCGCTGGCATTCGGCATCCCCATGCAGTTCGAAAAAGCCTACATCGAAGGTATCTCCAAGCTCGATGCGACCGACATCAAGTACGCCGAACAACTCGGCTACCGCATCAAACTGCTGGGCATCACCAAACGCACAGCGGAAGGTGTGGAGCTGCGCGTGCATCCCACGCTGATCCCGACCAAGCGTCTGATCGCCAATGTCGAAGGCGCAATGAATGCGGTGGTGGTGCAGGGCGACGCCGTTGGAGCGACCTTGTATTACGGCAAGGGCGCCGGTGCCGAACCGACCGCCAGTGCGGTGATCGCCGACCTGGTGGATGTGACACGCATGGCGACTTCCGACCCGCAGAACCGCGTGCCGCACTTGGCGTTCCAGCCGAACGCGATGGCTGATCTGAAGGTGCTGCCGATGGACGATGTCATCACCAGTTATTACCTGCGCCTGCGCGTGCAGGACAAACCCGGCGTGCTGGCCGACATCACGCGCATCCTGGCCGACGAGCAGATATCCATCGACGCCGTGATCCAGAAGGAACCGGGCGAAGGCGAAGACCAGACCGACCTCATCATGCTGACCCACCAGACGCGCGAGAAGCGTATCAATGCGGCGATTACCAAGATCGAAGCCTTGGGCGTGGTGGCAGGGAAGGTGACCAAGCTGCGACTGGAAGAGCTGGGGAAATAG
- a CDS encoding DUF535 family protein produces MPTTHPEHVLAKSTQIFLSQFQQCGFVYAFRKFLAITFLRKLSAHIEVAHALSLPHTRELARQHPRSAFKYLRKYLARSFDIHTRSAILSNHYRFLNNWIRPDFIGRICRGKIMLWECTTDEHRYGISLSYPKNEEGELFLEFSEDDAVIFTLSFTFAPGKALGLRDKQVSFIGRVQGVNNCWESIRRATKSCQDIAPATLLLDAVRAISLSMNITGIVGVSASNQVCLCGSRKGTALSSYDEFWVSAGASAINDLGYYLPTITEEKPLSEIKNNHRSRVKRKRQFRNALTEKISTVFESQCTAPTLQVSSSRLTGMRFGNYSGTLVAMNDLSFATSASITSQR; encoded by the coding sequence ATGCCGACGACTCACCCAGAACATGTCCTTGCCAAATCGACACAGATCTTCCTCAGCCAATTCCAGCAATGCGGTTTCGTCTATGCATTCCGGAAGTTTCTGGCGATCACCTTTCTGCGCAAACTTTCCGCCCATATTGAAGTTGCCCATGCGCTTTCCCTGCCGCACACCAGAGAGTTGGCACGACAGCATCCAAGATCCGCTTTCAAATATCTGCGCAAATACCTGGCTCGTTCTTTTGATATCCATACACGCTCTGCCATCCTGTCCAACCATTATCGCTTCCTGAATAACTGGATCCGGCCGGACTTCATCGGCCGGATCTGCCGCGGAAAGATCATGCTCTGGGAGTGCACGACCGACGAACACCGCTATGGGATCAGCCTGAGTTACCCCAAGAACGAAGAGGGAGAACTGTTTCTGGAGTTCAGCGAAGATGATGCCGTCATCTTCACTCTGTCATTTACTTTTGCACCGGGGAAAGCATTGGGGCTGCGGGATAAGCAGGTCTCTTTCATTGGCAGGGTTCAAGGTGTCAACAACTGCTGGGAATCCATCAGGCGCGCCACCAAGTCGTGCCAGGATATTGCGCCCGCCACCTTGCTGCTCGATGCGGTCCGCGCAATTTCCTTATCGATGAACATAACGGGCATCGTCGGTGTCAGCGCCAGCAACCAGGTCTGTCTTTGCGGCAGCCGCAAAGGCACAGCGCTCTCTTCCTACGACGAATTCTGGGTGTCCGCTGGCGCCAGCGCGATCAACGACCTGGGATACTATCTGCCGACCATCACGGAAGAAAAACCGCTAAGCGAAATCAAGAACAATCACCGGTCTCGCGTCAAGCGCAAACGCCAATTCAGGAACGCACTGACAGAAAAGATAAGCACGGTGTTCGAAAGCCAGTGCACAGCCCCGACCTTGCAAGTAAGCTCATCCCGCCTCACCGGGATGAGGTTCGGGAATTACAGCGGTACGCTTGTAGCGATGAACGACTTGAGTTTCGCCACATCCGCATCCATCACTTCGCAGCGCTGA
- a CDS encoding Mth938-like domain-containing protein, producing the protein MSLQLQTDSGQKLFTGHGEGYVSVNTHRYRQPIVVMAAEVRTDWPATDFAALTSAHFEYFLALQPEVLLLGTGARQQFAHPELYRELIKARIGIEFMDTPAACRTYNILVAEDRKVVAAVLI; encoded by the coding sequence TTGTCACTGCAACTTCAAACAGACTCAGGCCAGAAACTGTTCACCGGGCACGGCGAAGGCTATGTCTCGGTCAATACCCATCGCTACCGGCAGCCCATCGTGGTGATGGCCGCAGAAGTCCGCACCGACTGGCCTGCCACGGACTTTGCCGCGCTGACTTCAGCGCATTTCGAGTATTTCCTCGCGCTTCAGCCGGAAGTGCTGCTGCTCGGCACCGGCGCCAGACAGCAGTTCGCCCATCCCGAGCTGTACCGGGAACTCATCAAGGCCCGCATCGGCATCGAATTCATGGATACCCCTGCCGCCTGCCGCACTTACAACATTCTCGTCGCCGAAGACCGCAAAGTGGTCGCAGCTGTCCTGATCTAA